A single Streptomyces sp. Edi2 DNA region contains:
- a CDS encoding TetR/AcrR family transcriptional regulator, giving the protein MTPPRSTLRADAQRNREQLIATAAEAFASGRPISLDAIAKRAGVGNATLYRHFPTREDLVEEVYRDQIRPLREGARTLLATKPPAQALRAWMLRFADWAGERRGICEALVAMSASGRFGTGPVCDEVQQVLAMVLEAGATAGELRSDIDPVEVGGILAGLLSVAGAPEQRPQLNRMLDVVVDGLRPR; this is encoded by the coding sequence ATGACACCTCCACGCAGCACCCTGCGCGCCGACGCGCAGCGCAACCGCGAGCAGCTGATCGCCACGGCCGCCGAAGCCTTCGCCTCCGGACGCCCGATCTCGCTGGACGCGATCGCCAAACGCGCGGGAGTGGGGAACGCCACCCTGTACCGGCACTTCCCCACCCGAGAGGATCTGGTCGAAGAGGTCTACCGGGACCAGATCCGCCCCTTGCGCGAAGGCGCGCGCACCCTGCTGGCTACCAAGCCGCCCGCACAGGCCCTCCGCGCGTGGATGCTCCGATTCGCCGACTGGGCCGGCGAACGACGCGGCATCTGCGAGGCCCTGGTCGCCATGAGCGCTTCCGGCCGCTTCGGCACCGGACCGGTCTGCGACGAGGTCCAGCAAGTCCTGGCGATGGTGCTCGAGGCCGGCGCCACAGCAGGAGAACTGCGCAGCGACATCGACCCGGTCGAGGTAGGCGGCATCCTCGCCGGTTTGCTCTCCGTGGCCGGCGCACCCGAGCAGCGCCCCCAACTGAACCGCATGCTGGACGTCGTCGTCGACGGACTCAGGCCCCGCTAA
- a CDS encoding tyrosine-type recombinase/integrase, translated as MLAGKPAPTGPARRGAKPPVFPLTAIDDPALPEVLAELAAARADEMDADTVNRELSIARKAIGWWQLQGWIESDPTIGIERRPAPPDRTKALAEEQIAALWRLDVSLREKTFWKMLYESAARADEVLCLNVEDLYPQDKRGRITAKGGAIEWIHWQSGTAQLLPRLIARRTRGPLFLTDRKAPAGTPTLDVCSETGRARLSYRRAEEIFEENTRLLANPLASPEDIEDLNGWTLHRLRHSALTHDAEGGTSTPMLLARSRHASVRSLERYARPSVDAVARHVAERDAAARRKR; from the coding sequence ATGCTTGCCGGCAAACCGGCGCCGACCGGACCCGCCCGCCGAGGCGCGAAGCCGCCCGTCTTCCCCCTCACCGCGATCGACGACCCAGCCCTGCCCGAGGTGCTGGCCGAGCTGGCGGCGGCGCGGGCGGACGAGATGGACGCCGACACCGTCAACCGGGAGTTGTCCATCGCGCGCAAGGCAATCGGCTGGTGGCAGCTCCAGGGATGGATCGAATCCGACCCCACGATCGGCATCGAGCGACGGCCGGCACCGCCCGACCGCACCAAGGCCCTTGCTGAGGAACAGATCGCCGCCCTGTGGCGGCTGGACGTCTCGCTGCGGGAGAAGACGTTCTGGAAGATGCTCTACGAGTCGGCGGCCCGCGCCGATGAGGTGCTGTGCCTGAACGTGGAGGACCTATATCCGCAGGACAAGCGCGGCAGGATCACCGCCAAGGGCGGGGCGATCGAGTGGATTCACTGGCAGTCCGGCACCGCCCAGCTTCTGCCCCGACTGATCGCCCGTCGCACCCGCGGCCCGCTGTTCCTCACCGACCGCAAGGCCCCGGCCGGAACACCCACGCTGGACGTGTGCTCCGAGACCGGCCGGGCCCGGCTCTCCTATCGCCGGGCCGAGGAAATCTTCGAGGAGAACACCCGGCTACTGGCCAACCCTCTCGCCTCGCCCGAGGACATCGAGGACCTGAACGGCTGGACGCTCCATCGGCTACGCCACAGTGCCCTGACACACGACGCTGAGGGCGGCACCTCCACCCCGATGCTGCTGGCCCGCTCCCGCCACGCATCCGTCCGCTCCCTGGAACGCTACGCCCGCCCCAGCGTCGACGCAGTCGCCCGACACGTCGCCGAACGCGACGCCGCCGCCCGCCGGAAGCGCTGA